In Necator americanus strain Aroian chromosome IV, whole genome shotgun sequence, the following proteins share a genomic window:
- a CDS encoding hypothetical protein (NECATOR_CHRIV.G13377.T2), whose protein sequence is MSFAGFLDIARKDVDIPSTAPKDLLTSLHIEFIANYEKNKDSYEYIMAEPLRLSGIYWCLSAVSILKKADALSRDAIVQYIRECQRTDGGFAPATHHDSHLLHTLSAVQILIIFEALDSFDLDSIAQYVRRLQNEDGSFGGDASNEVDTRFSFCAVATLYLIDRIHVIDVEKAVNYVLRCYNFDGGFGTRPGSESHAGQVYCCLGTLCITKRLDSIDRDRTAEWLAQRQCASGGLNGRPEKLPDVCYSWWVLASLAMLGRLDWVDKATLIKFIYACQDDETGGFSDRPGDCADPFHTLFGVAGLSLFGNENLSPVDAVFCMPKHTLKEKSLC, encoded by the exons ATG TCGTTTGCTGGATTTTTGGATATAGCCAGAAAAGACGTAGATATTCCATCTACGGCACCCAAAGATCTGCTGACATCTCTTCACATCGAATTCATAGCCaattatgagaagaataagGATTCATAT GAATATATTATGGCCGAACCGCTACGTCTGAGCGGCATTTATTGGTGTCTGAGCGCCGTCTCCATCCTTAAGAAG GCCGACGCATTGAGCCGTGATGCAATCGTTCAGTATATCCGGGAATGCCAGCGCACGGACGGTGGCTTTGCGCCAGCCACTCATCATGACAGCCATCTTCTTCACACACTTAGTGCAGTACAG ATTCTAATCATATTCGAAGCGCTGGACAGTTTTGACCTAGATTCAATAGCTCAATATGTTCGAAGGTTGCAGAATGAGGATGGAAGTTTTGGTGGTGATGCATCga atgaAGTGGATACTAGATTTTCGTTTTGCGCAGTTGCCACTCTCTACCTCATTGACAGAATTCATGTGATTGATGTTGAAAAGGCCGTTAACTATGTTTTACGCTGTTACAATTTTGATGGAGGGTTCGGTACAAGGCCTGGTTCAGAAAGCCATGCTGGACAA GTGTATTGTTGTCTTGGGACCCTTTGCATAACGAAGCGGCTTGACTCGATTGATAGAGATCGAACAGCAGAGTGGTTGGCTCAGCGCCAATGTGCTAGTGGAGGTTTGAATG GGCGTCCTGAAAAATTGCCCGATGTTTGTTATTCTTGGTGGGTGCTTGCGTCATTAGCAATGTTGGGACGGTTGGATTGGGTGGATAAGGCAA CATTGATAAAGTTCATTTACGCTTGTCAGGATGACGAGACAGGCGGGTTTTCAGACCGTCCTGGAGATtgc GCTGATCCTTTCCACACACTGTTTGGAGTGGCTGGATTGTCTTTATTTGGGAACGAAAATTTAAGCCCAGTTGATGCCGTTTTTTGCATGCCTAAACACACACTCAAGGAGAAATCTCTCTGCTAA